The Estrella lausannensis sequence AGATTTGTACGTTCTGATTGTGTTTGGTGATAGAGAGGCGTTCTCATAGGCGACAGCCCTTTCCATCAACTCGGCTTGATCGGTTGTTAGGCTGAAAGTCGCTGAAGTCGTCAGGGTCATAATCCACCAAAAAACATTTGCTTACGTTAACTTAAATTAGCGTAACCAATATACAACACAGTAAGATTGTGTGCAAGTGTTACTGTATTACAGTATCACAACATCACTGTATCTCAGAAATATTGCGATGGAGTCTTTCTGTCACATAGTCTGCCTGTCACACAACAACACTCTGGTACTGCATTATAGAGTGACAAAATCCACTAAATATCACTTGGTATCAACAAATCAATTGACTGAAACATACAGGTGTTGTTTGATGTCGCCTTTAAGACAACTAACCACCTAAAAGGATTTATGGCCGAAGTGTTTGATATAGATGAAGCTTGCACATACCTCAAGCTTGCAAAGCCCACCTTGTACAAGTATGTCAGGGTCGGAGCGATTCCCGCATTCAAAATGGGACGGGTCTGGCGCTTCCACAAGCAGGTTCTCGAGAACTGGGTCAAGCAGCGTGTCGAAACGGACACCACCGCAAGAACTAAGAGAAGTCGTTTA is a genomic window containing:
- a CDS encoding helix-turn-helix domain-containing protein, with translation MAEVFDIDEACTYLKLAKPTLYKYVRVGAIPAFKMGRVWRFHKQVLENWVKQRVETDTTARTKRSRLAKSH